The following proteins are co-located in the Vibrio azureus genome:
- the aceB gene encoding malate synthase A, with product MLAQKKQEQLSTDIDKKSFKVVGKLTEEHQVICSEQALAFLSVLCEQYANRVDALLAVREQTQARIDAGELPNFLSETQDIREGSWKILGIPDDLKDRRVEITGPTDRKMVINALNANVKVFMADFEDSMSPAWEKLLDGQLNLRDAVNGTISYTNPTNGKHYQLREDPAVLICRVRGLHLKEKHVVLNEQAIPGALFDFALYFFNNYQALLKKNSGPYFYLPKLQSYHEAQWWSEVFHFTEEYFGLDTGTIKATVLIETLPAVFEMDEILFSLKEHIVGLNCGRWDYIFSYIKTLKKFPDRILPDRQVVTMDTPFLNAYSRLLIKTCHRRGAFAMGGMAALIPVKDPQKNQQVLDKIRTDKLLEAQNGHDGTWVAHPGLADTAMEAFSSVLGKRTHQLDVYRSEDKPITAENLLEPCEGLRTEQGMRHNIRVALQYIEAWISGNGCVPIYGLMEDAATAEISRASIWQWIQHEKHLDNGLLVTRSLFEQYLNQEIDVVKYEIGEYRYQMGRFTEAAQLMLQLTTSDELTNFLTVPGYDYLTD from the coding sequence ATGCTGGCTCAGAAAAAACAAGAACAACTTTCAACAGACATTGATAAGAAAAGCTTCAAGGTTGTTGGTAAGCTGACAGAGGAACATCAGGTAATATGCTCTGAGCAAGCTCTGGCTTTCTTATCCGTTCTTTGTGAACAATACGCAAACCGTGTCGATGCCCTATTAGCGGTAAGAGAACAAACACAAGCTCGAATCGATGCCGGTGAATTACCCAACTTTTTATCAGAAACTCAAGATATCCGCGAAGGGAGCTGGAAGATCTTAGGGATTCCCGACGATCTAAAAGATCGCAGGGTGGAAATTACAGGCCCCACGGATCGTAAAATGGTCATCAATGCCTTGAATGCTAATGTAAAAGTATTTATGGCAGACTTCGAAGATTCCATGTCTCCCGCTTGGGAAAAGTTACTCGATGGGCAGTTGAATTTACGTGATGCCGTCAATGGCACAATCAGTTATACCAATCCAACTAATGGCAAACATTATCAATTAAGAGAAGATCCAGCGGTATTAATTTGTCGAGTCCGTGGTTTACACCTTAAAGAAAAGCATGTTGTTTTGAATGAGCAAGCTATTCCCGGCGCACTCTTTGACTTTGCACTTTATTTCTTCAATAACTATCAAGCTCTATTGAAGAAGAACAGCGGCCCTTATTTTTATCTGCCTAAATTGCAATCCTATCATGAAGCTCAATGGTGGAGTGAAGTGTTCCATTTTACTGAAGAGTATTTTGGTTTGGATACGGGGACTATTAAGGCAACAGTCTTGATTGAAACGTTACCTGCTGTATTTGAAATGGATGAAATATTGTTTTCATTAAAAGAGCATATTGTTGGCCTTAACTGCGGTCGTTGGGATTACATCTTTAGCTATATCAAAACATTGAAAAAATTTCCTGATCGTATATTGCCTGATCGTCAAGTCGTCACCATGGATACGCCATTTTTGAACGCTTATTCGCGTTTATTAATCAAAACGTGCCATCGACGCGGGGCGTTTGCGATGGGCGGGATGGCGGCGTTAATACCTGTAAAAGATCCTCAAAAAAATCAACAAGTACTCGATAAAATTCGAACCGACAAGCTATTGGAAGCTCAAAATGGCCATGATGGTACTTGGGTTGCACACCCCGGTTTGGCTGACACAGCGATGGAAGCTTTTAGCTCGGTCCTCGGCAAGCGAACCCATCAATTGGATGTTTATCGTTCTGAAGATAAGCCCATTACAGCAGAAAACCTGTTAGAACCTTGTGAAGGGCTGCGAACGGAACAAGGCATGCGACACAATATTCGAGTGGCATTGCAATATATCGAAGCGTGGATTTCCGGTAACGGTTGTGTGCCTATTTATGGATTGATGGAAGATGCTGCGACGGCTGAAATCTCACGAGCGTCAATATGGCAATGGATCCAACATGAAAAACACTTGGATAACGGCTTACTCGTTACGCGTTCACTGTTTGAGCAATATCTTAATCAAGAAATCGACGTGGTTAAGTATGAGATTGGTGAGTACCGTTATCAAATGGGAAGATTTACAGAAGCCGCACAACTGATGCTGCAACTGACGACCAGTGATGAACTGACCAATTTTTTAACCGTACCTGGGTATGACTATTTAACTGATTAA
- the aceA gene encoding isocitrate lyase — protein MNLTRRQQIEALEKDWAENPRWQNVKRPYTAAEVVELRGSIVPANTIAQQGADKLWSLVNGSAKKGYVNCLGALTGGQAVQQAKAGIEAVYLSGWQVAADNNTASTMYPDQSLYPVDSVPSVVKRINNAFRRADQIQWAAGKTPNEEGGIDYFLPIVADAEAGFGGVLNAYELMKSMIEAGAAGVHFEDQLASVKKCGHMGGKVLVPTQEAVQKLVAARLAADVAGTTTLVIARTDANAADLLTSDCDPYDKDFIDGERTAEGFYRVRAGIEQAISRGLAYAPYADLIWCETAKPCLEEARQFAEAIHAQYPDQLLAYNCSPSFNWEKNLDPQTIAQFQQELADMGYKYQFITLAGIHNMWFNMFELAHAYAQGEGMRHYVEKVQRPEFEAAEKGYTFVAHQQEVGTGYFDKMTNTIQGGNSSVTALTGSTEEDQF, from the coding sequence ATGAACTTAACTCGCCGCCAACAAATAGAAGCTTTAGAGAAAGATTGGGCTGAAAACCCACGCTGGCAAAATGTTAAACGCCCTTACACAGCGGCTGAAGTGGTCGAATTACGAGGTTCAATCGTACCCGCTAATACCATCGCTCAGCAAGGGGCAGATAAACTTTGGTCCTTGGTCAATGGCAGTGCTAAAAAAGGCTATGTAAATTGTTTAGGAGCGCTCACCGGTGGTCAAGCCGTTCAACAAGCGAAAGCGGGTATCGAAGCGGTGTATCTTTCCGGCTGGCAAGTTGCAGCGGATAACAACACCGCCTCGACGATGTACCCTGATCAATCTCTCTATCCAGTTGACTCGGTCCCTTCTGTTGTTAAACGTATTAATAATGCGTTTCGTCGTGCGGATCAGATCCAGTGGGCAGCGGGTAAAACACCCAATGAGGAAGGTGGGATTGATTACTTCTTACCGATTGTTGCGGATGCGGAAGCGGGCTTTGGTGGTGTTTTAAATGCTTATGAGTTGATGAAGTCAATGATTGAAGCAGGCGCTGCTGGAGTGCATTTTGAAGATCAACTGGCTTCGGTGAAAAAGTGTGGTCATATGGGCGGAAAAGTGTTGGTTCCCACGCAGGAGGCAGTGCAAAAATTAGTGGCTGCTCGCTTGGCTGCTGATGTTGCTGGAACAACAACATTGGTGATTGCTCGCACTGATGCCAATGCTGCAGATTTGTTGACATCGGACTGTGATCCTTATGACAAGGACTTTATTGATGGGGAGCGAACTGCTGAAGGTTTTTATCGAGTGCGTGCAGGAATAGAACAAGCAATATCACGTGGCTTAGCGTACGCCCCTTATGCAGATCTGATTTGGTGTGAGACGGCTAAACCATGTTTGGAAGAAGCGCGTCAATTTGCAGAGGCCATCCATGCGCAATATCCCGATCAATTACTCGCTTATAATTGCTCGCCTTCATTCAATTGGGAGAAAAATCTAGACCCGCAGACGATTGCTCAGTTTCAGCAGGAACTCGCCGACATGGGGTACAAATACCAATTTATTACTCTCGCTGGTATACATAATATGTGGTTTAACATGTTTGAACTAGCACATGCGTATGCACAGGGTGAAGGTATGCGTCATTACGTTGAAAAAGTTCAACGGCCGGAGTTTGAGGCGGCAGAAAAAGGCTATACATTTGTGGCACACCAGCAGGAAGTAGGAACGGGGTACTTTGATAAAATGACCAATACTATCCAAGGTGGGAATTCTTCAGTGACTGCACTGACAGGCTCAACAGAAGAAGACCAATTCTAG
- a CDS encoding CBS domain-containing protein, with protein MIKVEDMMTRNPHTLSRTHTLRDAKDMMDTLDIRHIPIIDNHHHLQGLITQRDILAAQESSLSPVNVQHSYTLDTPLFEIMHTSLMTVEPKAGLKESAMHMQKHKVGCLPVVSKDHLVGIITDTDFVSIAINLLELQEETDTTEFEMD; from the coding sequence ATGATCAAAGTTGAAGATATGATGACTCGTAATCCACATACCTTATCACGAACACACACATTACGTGATGCGAAAGATATGATGGATACCCTGGATATTCGCCATATTCCGATTATTGATAATCACCACCACTTGCAAGGCTTAATCACCCAGCGCGATATTTTAGCGGCTCAAGAATCTAGCCTATCTCCCGTAAACGTTCAGCATTCTTACACGCTCGACACACCACTTTTCGAAATCATGCACACAAGCCTAATGACTGTCGAGCCCAAAGCTGGACTCAAAGAAAGCGCGATGCATATGCAAAAGCATAAAGTCGGCTGTTTGCCTGTTGTCAGTAAAGATCATTTGGTTGGGATCATAACAGACACGGATTTTGTCTCGATCGCGATCAATTTACTCGAGCTGCAAGAAGAGACCGATACCACTGAATTTGAAATGGATTAA
- the queA gene encoding tRNA preQ1(34) S-adenosylmethionine ribosyltransferase-isomerase QueA encodes MQVSDFHFDLPDELIARYPQPERTASRLLQMDGNTGELIDGTFTDVLSQVQAGDLVVFNNTRVIPARMFGRKASGGKLEVLVERMLDDKSILAHVRCSKSPKPGSTVLLGENDEYSAEMVARHDALFELKFASDKTVLEILEEIGHMPLPPYIDRPDEDSDKERYQTVYNQKPGAVAAPTAGLHFDDELLENIKAKGAEFAYVTLHVGAGTFQPVKVDDINDHHMHAEYVEVPQEVVDAIHDTKARGGRIIAVGTTSVRSLESAAQDALKNGTELVPFFGDTEIFIFPGYEYQLVDCLITNFHLPESTLIMLVSAFAGYDNTMNAYQHAVKNKYRFFSYGDSMFIKKKTS; translated from the coding sequence ATGCAAGTATCAGATTTTCATTTCGACCTTCCAGATGAACTCATCGCTCGCTACCCTCAGCCAGAGCGAACGGCAAGCCGACTTTTACAAATGGATGGTAACACGGGTGAGCTTATAGATGGCACATTCACTGATGTTTTGAGTCAAGTTCAAGCTGGCGACTTAGTGGTGTTTAATAACACTCGAGTCATTCCTGCGCGAATGTTTGGTCGTAAAGCTTCTGGCGGTAAATTAGAAGTGCTGGTGGAGCGTATGCTCGATGATAAAAGCATTTTAGCCCATGTCCGCTGTTCTAAATCGCCAAAGCCAGGTTCAACAGTTTTACTGGGTGAGAATGATGAATATTCTGCAGAAATGGTTGCACGTCATGATGCTTTATTTGAGTTAAAGTTTGCGTCAGATAAAACGGTCCTAGAAATTTTGGAAGAGATTGGTCATATGCCATTGCCTCCATACATTGATCGTCCTGATGAAGACTCAGACAAAGAGCGTTATCAAACCGTGTATAACCAAAAACCAGGCGCTGTGGCAGCACCTACGGCGGGATTGCACTTTGATGACGAGCTGCTCGAAAACATCAAAGCGAAAGGTGCGGAATTTGCTTATGTGACACTGCATGTCGGTGCTGGTACATTTCAACCCGTAAAAGTCGATGACATCAATGACCATCATATGCATGCGGAGTATGTTGAAGTTCCGCAAGAGGTGGTGGATGCGATTCATGACACTAAAGCACGAGGAGGGCGTATTATTGCTGTCGGCACAACATCAGTACGTTCGCTAGAAAGTGCCGCTCAAGATGCGTTAAAAAATGGAACGGAGTTAGTCCCATTTTTTGGTGATACTGAAATCTTCATCTTTCCTGGTTACGAATACCAATTAGTGGATTGTTTGATCACCAACTTCCACCTGCCAGAATCAACACTTATCATGTTAGTGAGTGCATTTGCTGGGTATGACAATACCATGAATGCCTACCAGCATGCGGTGAAGAATAAATATCGCTTTTTCTCATACGGTGACTCAATGTTCATCAAGAAAAAGACAAGCTAG
- the tgt gene encoding tRNA guanosine(34) transglycosylase Tgt has product MKLKFDLKKKDGVARRGQLTFERGTVQTPAFMPVGTYGTVKGMTPEEVKGTGAEILLGNTFHLWLRPGQEVMKLHGDLHDFMNWQGPILTDSGGFQVFSLGKMRTITEKGVHFRNPVNGDKIFMDAEKSMEIQKDLGSDIVMIFDECTPYPATHDEAKKSMEMSLRWAQRSRDHFDKLENPNNLFGIVQGGVYEDLRDVSVKGLTEIGFDGYAVGGLAVGEPKEDMHRVLEHTCPQLPEDKPRYLMGVGKPEDLVEGVRRGIDMFDCVMPTRNARNGHLFVTGGVIKIRNAKHKTDTTPLDPHCDCYTCQNYSKAYLHHLERCNEILGARLNTIHNLRYYQRLMESIRNAIDEDRFDEFVAEFYARRDREVPPLSKA; this is encoded by the coding sequence GTGAAATTAAAGTTTGATCTCAAAAAGAAAGATGGTGTAGCACGTCGTGGTCAATTGACTTTTGAACGTGGCACAGTACAAACACCAGCATTTATGCCTGTTGGTACGTATGGCACAGTGAAAGGGATGACACCAGAAGAAGTGAAAGGAACAGGAGCAGAAATCCTGTTAGGGAACACTTTTCACCTTTGGCTACGCCCTGGTCAAGAAGTGATGAAATTGCATGGTGACCTGCATGATTTTATGAACTGGCAAGGCCCAATCCTGACTGATTCAGGCGGTTTCCAAGTATTTAGCCTAGGTAAAATGCGTACAATCACAGAGAAAGGTGTCCACTTTCGTAACCCGGTAAATGGCGACAAAATCTTTATGGACGCTGAAAAGTCGATGGAAATCCAAAAAGACTTAGGCTCTGATATCGTGATGATCTTTGATGAGTGTACGCCATACCCAGCCACTCATGATGAAGCTAAGAAATCGATGGAGATGTCGTTACGTTGGGCTCAACGTTCACGTGATCACTTTGATAAGTTAGAAAACCCGAACAATTTATTTGGTATTGTTCAAGGTGGCGTCTACGAAGATTTACGTGATGTTTCTGTCAAAGGCCTCACTGAAATTGGCTTTGACGGTTACGCAGTAGGTGGTCTTGCAGTTGGTGAGCCGAAAGAAGACATGCACCGTGTTCTTGAACATACTTGTCCACAATTGCCTGAAGATAAACCTCGTTACTTGATGGGTGTGGGCAAACCTGAAGACTTAGTGGAAGGTGTCCGTCGCGGTATTGATATGTTTGACTGCGTAATGCCAACCCGTAATGCTCGTAATGGCCACTTGTTTGTCACTGGTGGTGTGATCAAGATCCGTAATGCGAAACATAAAACAGACACGACACCGCTTGATCCGCACTGTGACTGTTACACTTGTCAGAACTACAGCAAAGCATACCTTCATCACCTAGAGCGTTGTAACGAAATTCTGGGTGCACGTTTGAATACAATCCATAACTTGCGTTACTACCAGCGCTTGATGGAAAGTATTCGTAACGCCATTGATGAAGACCGTTTCGATGAATTTGTTGCAGAGTTTTATGCTCGTCGTGATCGTGAAGTTCCGCCGCTAAGCAAAGCATAA
- the yajC gene encoding preprotein translocase subunit YajC — translation MFISQAHAAAEVAPAGSPAGGGFEMLIMLGMFAVIFYFMIYRPQAKRVKEHKSLMSSMGKGDEVLTSGGIVGKITKIAEDNDFISIELNNNNEIVIKKDFVTAVLPKGTLKSL, via the coding sequence ATGTTTATTTCTCAGGCTCACGCCGCAGCAGAAGTTGCACCCGCAGGCTCACCAGCAGGTGGTGGTTTTGAAATGTTGATCATGCTTGGCATGTTTGCAGTGATTTTTTACTTCATGATTTACCGACCGCAAGCAAAGCGAGTAAAAGAACACAAGAGCCTAATGTCTTCGATGGGCAAAGGTGATGAAGTGCTTACGAGTGGTGGTATTGTGGGTAAAATCACAAAAATTGCCGAAGATAATGATTTCATCTCAATTGAATTAAACAACAATAATGAAATTGTTATTAAGAAAGACTTTGTTACAGCTGTGCTTCCTAAGGGCACGCTGAAATCCCTATAA
- the secD gene encoding protein translocase subunit SecD, translating to MLNRYPLWKYVMVFLAIITAALYALPNIYGEDPAIQVTGARGASVDMSTLDAVTHALDEEHLPYKSIALEDGSILVRFNDTDTQISARDVIGEALGKDKIVALNLAPSTPDWLEAIGASPLKLGLDLRGGVHFLMEVDMDAAMEKLIGQQEEAFRSELREAKIRYRAIRPSGKEGVEVLLRDEAQLSQAKSMLKKNHPDMNFVETNSNGRYALIATFTEQRLQEIRNYAVEQNITILRNRVNELGVAEPLVQRQGASRIVVELPGVQDTARAKEILGATATLEFREVDDKADLAAAASGRAPAGSEIKMDRNGRPVVLKKRVILGGQSITDANSSADEYGRPQVNISLDSEGGNKMSAFSKKNIGKLMATVFAEYKDSGRRTPDGKVILDKHEEVINQATIQSALGRSFRITGIDSPSEAHNLALLLRAGALIAPISIVEERTIGPSMGQQNIDMGIQACIWGMVAVMLFTLMYYRGFGLIANVALMANLVLIIGVMSMIPGATMTLPGIAGIVLTVGMAVDANVLIFERIREELREGRSPQQAIHQGYANAFSTIADANITTLITAIILFAVGTGAVKGFAVTLSIGILTSMFTAIVGTRCIVNLVYGGKRVNKLSI from the coding sequence GTGCTAAACCGTTATCCTTTGTGGAAGTATGTGATGGTATTTTTGGCCATCATCACCGCTGCGTTGTACGCGCTTCCAAATATCTACGGTGAAGATCCGGCTATTCAAGTTACAGGGGCGCGTGGCGCCTCTGTAGATATGTCAACGCTGGATGCTGTCACTCATGCTCTCGATGAAGAGCACCTCCCCTATAAATCCATTGCCCTAGAAGATGGATCGATTCTTGTCCGTTTCAATGACACAGACACTCAAATTAGTGCCCGTGATGTCATCGGTGAAGCGCTTGGCAAAGACAAGATTGTTGCCTTAAACCTTGCGCCATCAACACCTGATTGGTTAGAGGCCATCGGTGCTTCCCCACTTAAACTAGGCTTAGACCTCCGTGGTGGTGTTCACTTCTTAATGGAAGTGGATATGGATGCTGCTATGGAAAAATTGATTGGCCAACAAGAAGAAGCGTTCCGAAGTGAACTTCGTGAAGCCAAAATTCGTTACCGTGCGATTCGCCCTTCAGGTAAAGAAGGTGTTGAGGTCTTACTGCGCGACGAAGCTCAACTGAGTCAAGCTAAATCAATGCTGAAAAAGAACCACCCGGATATGAACTTCGTTGAGACGAATTCTAACGGGCGTTATGCGCTTATTGCGACATTCACAGAGCAGCGTCTACAAGAGATTCGTAACTACGCTGTAGAGCAAAATATTACTATTTTGCGTAATCGTGTGAATGAGCTGGGTGTTGCTGAACCATTGGTTCAACGCCAAGGTGCGAGTCGTATCGTTGTTGAACTGCCTGGTGTTCAGGACACAGCACGTGCAAAAGAAATCTTAGGCGCGACGGCGACATTGGAATTCCGCGAAGTGGATGATAAAGCTGACCTTGCAGCTGCGGCCAGTGGTCGAGCGCCAGCAGGTAGTGAAATCAAAATGGACCGCAATGGACGTCCTGTTGTGTTGAAAAAGCGTGTCATCCTTGGTGGTCAAAGTATCACAGATGCTAACTCAAGCGCAGACGAATACGGTCGACCACAGGTAAACATCTCACTAGACAGTGAAGGTGGAAACAAAATGTCAGCGTTCTCTAAGAAAAATATCGGTAAGTTAATGGCAACCGTATTTGCTGAGTACAAAGACAGTGGTCGTCGTACGCCAGATGGCAAAGTGATTCTTGATAAGCATGAAGAAGTGATCAACCAAGCAACGATTCAGTCTGCACTTGGGCGTAGTTTCCGTATCACAGGAATTGACTCTCCATCTGAAGCACACAACTTGGCCTTGTTACTTCGTGCCGGTGCACTTATTGCACCAATCTCAATCGTTGAAGAGCGTACTATTGGACCATCAATGGGACAGCAAAACATCGATATGGGTATCCAAGCATGTATCTGGGGTATGGTAGCCGTTATGCTCTTTACTCTAATGTACTACCGTGGTTTTGGTCTGATTGCTAACGTAGCACTGATGGCTAACTTAGTGCTGATTATCGGTGTGATGTCGATGATTCCAGGTGCAACCATGACCTTGCCTGGTATTGCAGGTATTGTCTTAACCGTTGGTATGGCCGTGGATGCAAACGTCCTAATATTTGAGCGAATTCGTGAAGAACTTCGTGAAGGACGCAGTCCACAGCAAGCTATCCATCAAGGTTATGCGAATGCATTTAGTACCATTGCCGATGCAAACATCACGACGCTGATTACGGCCATTATCCTATTTGCCGTAGGTACAGGTGCTGTCAAAGGCTTTGCGGTGACATTATCAATCGGTATCTTAACTTCTATGTTTACAGCCATTGTAGGGACGCGTTGTATCGTGAACCTTGTTTACGGTGGTAAACGTGTAAACAAACTGTCGATCTAA
- the secF gene encoding protein translocase subunit SecF, whose protein sequence is MFQILKAEKTIDFMRWSKAAFVFSVVMIAASIFTLSTKWLNWGLDFTGGTLIEVGFEQPANLEEIRTALDKQGFGDATVQNFGSAREVMVRLRPRDDLSGEKLGNQIIAAIKAGTGESVEMRRIEFVGPNVGDELTEAGGLAILASLVCILLYVSMRFEWRLAAGAVLALAHDIIITLGVFSFLQIEVDLTIVAALLTVVGYSLNDTIVVFDRIRENFRKMRKESPAEIMDVSITQTLSRTLITSGTTLFVVIALFAQGGAMIHGFATALLLGITVGTYSSIYVASALALKLGIQREHLLPPQVEKEGAEFDEMP, encoded by the coding sequence ATGTTTCAAATTCTAAAAGCAGAAAAAACGATCGACTTTATGCGTTGGTCAAAGGCTGCCTTTGTTTTCTCTGTTGTCATGATTGCGGCTTCAATCTTCACTTTATCCACTAAATGGTTGAATTGGGGCTTAGATTTCACTGGCGGAACATTGATTGAAGTTGGTTTTGAGCAACCAGCAAACCTAGAAGAAATTCGTACGGCACTGGATAAACAAGGCTTTGGCGATGCTACCGTACAAAACTTTGGTAGTGCACGTGAAGTCATGGTTCGTCTTCGCCCACGTGACGACCTTTCTGGTGAAAAGCTTGGTAACCAAATCATTGCGGCAATCAAAGCTGGCACGGGTGAAAGCGTAGAAATGCGTCGTATTGAGTTTGTTGGCCCGAATGTGGGAGATGAACTTACAGAAGCGGGTGGTCTTGCGATACTGGCGTCGCTGGTTTGTATCCTGCTTTACGTATCAATGCGATTTGAATGGCGTTTAGCAGCAGGTGCAGTGCTGGCCTTGGCGCACGATATTATCATTACGTTAGGCGTCTTCTCGTTTCTACAAATTGAAGTGGACTTAACTATTGTCGCTGCGCTACTCACGGTCGTGGGTTACTCGCTCAACGATACCATCGTGGTATTTGACCGTATTCGTGAAAACTTCCGTAAGATGCGTAAAGAATCACCAGCAGAGATTATGGATGTTTCGATTACGCAAACTTTGAGTCGTACACTGATTACATCGGGAACCACTTTGTTTGTTGTGATTGCCTTGTTTGCTCAAGGCGGTGCAATGATTCATGGCTTTGCGACTGCATTACTACTTGGTATTACGGTAGGTACATACTCATCTATTTACGTTGCTTCAGCATTGGCCTTGAAACTAGGTATCCAGAGAGAGCACTTATTGCCACCTCAAGTTGAAAAAGAAGGTGCAGAATTTGATGAGATGCCTTAA
- the suhB gene encoding inositol-1-monophosphatase gives MHPMLNIAIRAARKAGNHIAKSLENTDKVESTLKGTNDFVTNVDKEAEAIIIDTIKQSYPEHCIVSEEAGLIDGKDKDVQWIIDPLDGTNNFVKGYPHFSVSIAVRLKGKTEVACVYDPMQNELFTAQRGAGAQLNNARIRVNPLKDLHGSILATGFPFKQKQHSESYLKILSALFVECSDFRRSGSAALDLCYVAAGRVDGYFELGLKPWDMAAGELIAREAGAILTDFAGGTDYMKSGNIVASSARGVKSILKHVRENGNSAILK, from the coding sequence ATGCATCCTATGCTAAACATTGCTATTCGCGCTGCGCGAAAAGCAGGCAATCACATTGCTAAATCATTAGAAAACACAGATAAAGTTGAGTCTACGCTGAAAGGCACTAATGACTTTGTTACTAACGTAGACAAAGAAGCAGAAGCTATCATCATTGATACGATTAAGCAGTCTTATCCTGAACACTGCATCGTTTCTGAAGAAGCGGGTCTTATCGACGGTAAAGATAAAGACGTACAATGGATCATCGACCCACTGGATGGCACCAATAACTTTGTTAAAGGTTACCCACATTTCTCAGTTTCTATCGCCGTTCGCCTGAAAGGTAAAACGGAAGTAGCGTGTGTTTACGACCCAATGCAAAATGAGCTATTCACAGCACAACGTGGTGCAGGAGCTCAACTAAACAACGCACGTATTCGTGTTAATCCACTTAAAGACCTACATGGTAGCATCCTTGCTACAGGTTTCCCGTTCAAACAAAAGCAACACTCAGAGTCTTACCTTAAGATCCTAAGTGCATTGTTCGTTGAATGCTCTGATTTCCGTCGTAGCGGCTCAGCAGCACTAGACCTATGTTACGTTGCCGCAGGTCGTGTAGATGGTTACTTCGAACTTGGTTTAAAACCTTGGGATATGGCTGCTGGTGAGCTGATTGCTCGTGAAGCTGGTGCTATCCTAACTGATTTTGCTGGCGGCACTGACTACATGAAGTCAGGCAACATCGTTGCTTCTAGTGCTCGTGGAGTAAAGTCAATACTGAAGCACGTTCGTGAAAATGGTAACAGCGCCATCCTAAAATAA
- the trmJ gene encoding tRNA (cytosine(32)/uridine(32)-2'-O)-methyltransferase TrmJ, translating into MLDQVKIVLVGTSHSGNIGSAARAMKVMGLSRLVLVDPQCEIDGQTYALASGAADIAENAKIVSTLEEAIEDCGLVVGSSARSRTLNWPMLEPRECGEKFALEGQTHPVALVFGRERTGLTNEELQKCHYHVSIPANPEYSSLNLAMAVQTLSYEVRVAHLALQQSQYKPQVVEEYPRHKELDMFFEHLEKVIVETQFISKEQPGKVMNKLRRLFSRARPEAQEINTLRGILTSIEKSIEK; encoded by the coding sequence ATGTTGGATCAAGTAAAAATTGTCCTTGTCGGGACTTCCCACTCAGGCAATATTGGTTCTGCAGCTCGTGCTATGAAAGTGATGGGTTTAAGTCGACTTGTTCTGGTCGATCCACAATGTGAGATCGATGGACAAACCTACGCTTTAGCATCTGGAGCGGCAGATATCGCCGAGAATGCCAAGATTGTTAGCACGCTTGAAGAAGCCATTGAAGACTGCGGTCTTGTGGTTGGTTCAAGTGCTCGGTCTAGAACATTAAATTGGCCCATGCTTGAACCTCGTGAATGCGGAGAAAAGTTTGCGCTTGAAGGTCAAACGCATCCTGTTGCTTTGGTATTTGGCCGTGAAAGAACCGGACTGACCAATGAAGAGTTACAAAAATGCCATTACCATGTCAGCATTCCAGCTAACCCTGAGTACAGTTCGCTAAACTTAGCGATGGCAGTACAAACCTTGAGTTATGAAGTTCGTGTGGCCCATTTGGCTTTACAGCAAAGTCAGTATAAGCCACAGGTTGTAGAAGAGTATCCTCGGCATAAAGAGCTGGATATGTTCTTTGAACATCTTGAGAAGGTCATCGTCGAAACACAATTCATCAGCAAAGAGCAACCTGGTAAGGTAATGAATAAGTTAAGACGCCTATTTTCACGAGCTCGTCCAGAAGCCCAAGAAATCAATACTCTACGTGGAATATTAACGTCGATAGAAAAAAGCATTGAGAAATAA